The Lolium rigidum isolate FL_2022 chromosome 1, APGP_CSIRO_Lrig_0.1, whole genome shotgun sequence region ttcagcaaatgcTAGAAAATAACtgtgtcctgtagcaaattttccctttaCAAAAATATTCCATCTGGGAGACTTTAAACATGGTTTTACATGAGttagcattttccttattttttgttAGATAGCACTGGTGTGTTTCGTTAATGTGGCACGACAAAATGTGTAAAGATCCGAGGGCATCATCGATGATTATTTCCAGACTTTTCTTATCCAAATTTTCCATTTCTCGTCCTCATACTGATATTTTTGAACGCTGATTATCACCTCACACCTTGTTCAATGGGTACGCACCAGAAAACAAGGATGTAAATATTCTAGAATGCGTAATCTAGAGGATTTTTCACTCAATGGGTTAACTAGCGTCACAAATGCATAGTTAGGGGGTAAAAAGTGGAAATTTACTCTTTTTTGAATAAGTTGGTAGAGGTGTCTCTATCTTATATGTATATCCAGAAGCAGACCGGAGTCTGAGTGTACAAAGAAAGGGGGGTGGAGACAAAAGACCGTAAAAAAACAGAGGCAACAAAGATGCAACAAAAGCTAACTAGGAGGAACCTAGGAGAATTTGCTGGCCAAGTTTGGACACACAATTTGTGTTGCTCTTTCTTCGCTCTTGTGGTCCAGAGCTGCAGGTGCTAAGAAATTTGGTCTTTGATGACATTCCCACTGAAATCCTTTGGAATTTCTTGCATTCCTGATGTTCCACAAAATTCTTGGTCTTTGATCATAAATTAAGTTGATGTATGGTGAGTGGCGAGGGAGGAAATAAATGAAAGTAGAACTTGATCATTGGATAAATGTTTTTGACTGGACAACAGTAATGGTCCAACTGTGAATGTGTGTGGTCTGGAGAAATGACAATCTATTTCAGCTGGGCAAGTATGCTAGAGTTGGTAAATCTAAAGCTTATCTTTCACCTATTGTCGCTTCTGCCTTTTGGCTTGCACTTATGATGTTTGCCTTTGCCTTTTCCTTTTCTTATTTGTTCAGAAGGAAAAACAGGATATCCTTTCTCCAAGTTTAGAtagatttattttatattttcatTTTCCCATGGTAAATTTCATCATAGTAGATCAGGAGATGTTCATTTTCTTCCTAACCTTGATTGCAGGTGGTTGCACGCGAAGATACTGGCATGGGATCCAACGGTACTGTAGCCCCCCCTGCAGGGACTTTCAAGCAAATACTATCCACCGAAGAGATGCAAGATCAGCTTGATCAGTTCACTTCTGTGATGCACGAGAAGTTCCTCTCAGGTGAAGACTCCGAGCATATGGACTACCCTCAGATAGACAACGACGAGATGCTGGATGACCACTGGTCCAAAGAAGCCAACTACGACGCAGAGGACAAGTATTTCGATGAAGACTAGGACAGTTAAGAAAATAGTGTGCTATTTAAGTTCCATATCAGTTTAGTGGCATCGGTCATGTTCAGACCCTGTAGTGTAGGAGCATGTAAATATATGAACCATGTATGACACATTACATATCCCATGAGGCATGTTGAATTGTGGGTTACAGGCGATAGGGTAACCCTGTGCTAAACCACATAGCATCTGTGCCCTGGAATTGCAGCCTGTGTTGGGACGTTCTTGTCTGAATTTACAACCATTGTAGACGTCATGACTCTGCTGGAGAGAGTGTTCAGCGTTAAGAAGATTCAGTCATGACACATGAGGATAAGAAGCCCGCGTTGATCACTGCCGCCTCTAATCTACGGAGGTTCCTACCTATTGAAGAGCTTGGGCTTTCTGATCTTTATCTGTTTCACACTAGAggtgtgttcggtttgggaattaggtggaatggaatggaaccattccattcctcggaGCCATTCTCGCGTTCGGTTCAGGGATAAAATGGAATGGAACCGTTCCTTGAAAGGGAATATTCCTTCTAGATGCGGAACGCACCCGTCCGGGCAAatcggccggacgaggtggaatGTCTCGATCTGCGTGCTAATTaaccaagtttagcaataattaatcaagtttagcagtACTAATCATgtttagcaaataattaatcgagtttagcaaataattaatcgagtttagaataattaatcgggtgactatctcacccattccattccattctcatcccattccaaaaccgaacacagggatggaaccgttccgtgacaatttttttgtccaaaccgaacacagggatggaacggttccgtgacagtggaatggaatggttccattccattccactcaattcccaaaccgaacacaccctaggaTGGTATATCTGTAGGCTGTAGCTTTCAGTTTTGCTTTTACTCCTGTGCCATCACTTTCTCCGTTTGGATGTCATCCATTTTCCTCTTATGGTCAAAGTTTTCCGTTTACTCCTGTGCCATTACTTCAAAATGTCACCCATTTTCCTCTTATGGTCTACTGCTACTTAGGTATCTCAAGCGGCCTACCGCATTTCGGTCATCCAAAGTAACCGAGATTTTGCTCCGTTTGGAGCGGACTGCAGATACAAAAACTTatggtcaatttttttttgcttttactCCTGTGCCATGCTTTAAAATGTCACCGATTTTCCTCTTATGTTGTACTGCTACTTAGGTATCTCAAGCGGCCTACCGCATTTCGGTCACCCAAAGTAACCGTTTTGTTCCATTTGGAGCGGACCGCAGATACAAAAACTTATGGTCTATTACTCCTGTGCCACTGCTTTAAAATGTCAACGATTTTCCTCTTATGTTGTATTGCTACTTAGGTATCTGAAGCGGCCTACCACATTTCGGTCACCCAAAGTAACCGTTTTGCTCTGTTTGGAGCGGAGTGCAGATACAAAAATGGCTGCCTTTGTCCGTTTGGATCGGGGTAGACCTAGGAGCTTGACACATTTTCTTCTGTAATAATGTATTTATTGATAGAAAATAAATTACAAAGTgcgacaaaagaaagaaaaatagctGGAAATTACTGTCGTGGGAGGAGGCAGTGGTGTCCATGGGTGGTTGCGCACAGGGGTCGCCGGAGGGGTGACTGGTCTGCCCTGCGCCAGTTCGGACTCGCGCAGCTAGACGGTGATGATATTCCAGTGCGTGAGCTCCTCCAGCTCACTATGTGCGATGGTGATCTCCGTCGCCTCCTCATCAGTGAAGTCTGGCTGCTGGACCTCCGGATTGACAAGAGGCGCATCGCCACCGTCattgtcatcgtcgtcgtcaccgcTCATCATCATCGCCTCCATCGTCATCGAAGGGCCCGCGGCCACACTTGCAGGTGCAAAAGTCGACGTCACTGAGGTAACTTAGCGCGCCCGCGTGGGTTGAATTCCCATGACCCGAAGGTGTCCCAGTTCGCTGAGTTCATCCCAATAGCCCGGATATGACCCGAATAGTTCTAAAAATGGCTCCTGATGGACTCTTAACAAGGAAGAAGGCTCTCTccctttgaaaaaaaaaacaagacagATAGCTCAGTCAACCTCATTGAATTTAACGTTTACCTTTTCTTGATAGATTCGGGATGTCGtatataaaaaaaagaaaaagaaattgccaaatggCTTTGCACACGCCGGCGCGGCGCCGACCATGGCAGGAGAAGGCGCCAGCACCGCCACCCAACCCCTGACCGGCACGTCACCACCGGTGGCCCCGCCCCTAAGCAACCACGGTCGACGAATCCTCCTCCCTCAGATTCGAATCAAAGTCCCCGCTTCCCCTACCTTTCACCAAAACCAAACGCCTCCGGTCGGTcgccgcctatttaagccgtcattctcctcgccccacctcgctcTGTTCCATTCTCTCCCACGTTTTCCCTTTCCTGTCGCGGCCGCCGAATTCGTCGGAACCGGCCAACCATATCCGCTGCCCCACGCGCCTCCCGACCCTACGTCCCGCCCCACGTGCGTCCCGACCGCCTCCGGGGAActcgcgcgcgcgcgccggcccAGCGCCGGCGGCGGACCGGACATGGCGCGCCACGGCGTCCTCTTCGCGCTGCTGCTCCTCGCCGTCGCGGTCGCTGGGGCCGAGCCGGAGCGCGCGCCCGAGGAGGCCGCCCAGCTGCAGGTGCTGCCGCGCCCGCTCGTCATCGAGCTGCCGACCGAGgagaggtgtcgcgacggtgcgGACGAGGAGGGCGCGGCGGAGCTGCGGTGCGCGAGCTGGAGGATGGCGGGCGAGGCCAACAACCTGGCGCCGTGGACCGCGCTGCCCGAGGAGTGCGCGCCCCACGTGCGCCGCTACCTCACGGGCCCCGCGTACCGCTCCGACCTCGAGCTCGTCGCGCGGGAGGCCTCCGCcttcgcccgcgccgccgccaccgccaccgcggcgCGGGCCGTGGCCCCCGACGCTGCCTGGGTGTTCGACGTCGACGAGACGCTGCTCTCCAACCTCCCCTACTACGCGCAGCACGGATACGGGTAAATTTCATTCAGGCCCCCGATTCCCGAAATTGCAGACGGTAAATTCATTGATTCCTGAATTGGGGAATGCTCACGCGCGTGTCCTATTCGATTTGAAAATGGCCTGCAGGCTGGAGTTGTTCGACCACCTCGAGTTCGACAAGTGGGTGGAGCGGGGGGAGGCGCCGGCGATCCCCTCCAGCCTAAGCCTCTACAACGAGGTGCGGGAGCTGGGGTTCAAGACCTTCCTGCTCACCGGCCGCAGCGAGGGCCACGAGGGCGTCACGGTGGACAATCTCAGGAAGGAAGgcttccatgagtgggacaagctCATACTCAGGTAGTACATCGCGCTTCACCGTCCTGCTACCATTGCACATTGCTACTTTCACCGGACTTTCCCTGGGGCAATTCGGCTAGTGATGATCCATTATCTTCATAACCTGACTAGCTCATGGCCATCTGTAGCAgaactttttcgataaagggaatatattaatatcgcaaagatatcaattacacccagcctctgcaacaacgtaatgCCCTAATagcaatacggatgcacacagccaaaaaaaaaacaagaattacataaaagaaaagtCCCACACTAAAGTGATCCATTGTTTGTAACAACAAAccgaacaccaccaagacaacaccagaaatccatcttctccaaaagcgacgcctccaagaaggaaacggtgCACGAGCGCCGTCGTCACCCTGATCATAGACCATAGGTTTTCACCGAGGAGAAAGTCTACGCTCGCAAAGCAATACCTTCAAGAagaccattgccaggcacaaccaattaaggccagaccttgggttttcaccctgcaaGTTTAGACCTGAATCTCTcctatgttgtcgcccccacttttcaATGTTGCTACTCCAAATCATGGATCACCAAGCCAAACCTTATCGGCACCAGAACTCAAACCTTCATTACTAGTTCTCAGATCTCGATTTCCGATGCCATTCTGTGCGGCTGACTTCACCATGAGACTAAAGACATGTCACATGCTGGCAACAGACTGCAAAGCTTCGCAACGCTCCTTCTGAAACCAAATGGTCAGAAAAACATGGCTACGCGCGACCGAATCCCATCCAATCCGGCAAACTCCTGACATGTCGTCCATTGGGGTTCGCCAGCGGAGCCATCCGGAACTTGACATTCCAACCAGATCAAAGAAGACAAGTAACAAGCATGCTGTGGGGCTGAGGACCTGCCAGCAATAGCGCCACCATGCCGAGTTCAGGAGTCCTGCTCCACCCCTAGTTACAACAGAATCGGCCTTGAGGCTTATGGTTTCCTCGCTGCCAGGAGCCAATGTGGCTGAATTTCCTGCTGCGAGATCCCTGCTAGCCACATCTGCAGATCGGAGCAGAGCACCCAGCAAGCCGAAACAGATTG contains the following coding sequences:
- the LOC124703693 gene encoding acid phosphatase 1-like, translating into MARHGVLFALLLLAVAVAGAEPERAPEEAAQLQVLPRPLVIELPTEERCRDGADEEGAAELRCASWRMAGEANNLAPWTALPEECAPHVRRYLTGPAYRSDLELVAREASAFARAAATATAARAVAPDAAWVFDVDETLLSNLPYYAQHGYGLELFDHLEFDKWVERGEAPAIPSSLSLYNEVRELGFKTFLLTGRSEGHEGVTVDNLRKEGFHEWDKLILRAPADRKKTATDYKSEKRKEMEAEGYKILGNSGDQWSDLLGYSMSARSFKLPNPMYYIP